The Saccopteryx leptura isolate mSacLep1 chromosome 2, mSacLep1_pri_phased_curated, whole genome shotgun sequence genome has a window encoding:
- the SH2D3C gene encoding SH2 domain-containing protein 3C isoform X4: MTERCSLWSALSAAACCFYRGSFVQVQFSKEKYILDSSPEKLHKELEEELKLSSTDLRSHAWYHGRIPREVSETLVQRNGDFLIRDSLTSLGDYVLTCRWRNQALHFKINKVVVKAGESYTHIQYLFEQESFDHVPALVRYHVGSRKAVSEQSGAIIYCPVNRTFPLRYLEACYGLGQGSGKAASPASPSGPKGSHMKRRSVTMTDGLTADKVTRSDGCSTSTSLPHPRESIRNCALSMDQIPDLHSPMSPISESPSSPAYSTVTRVQATPAAPSATALPASPATRRSSEPQLCPGSAPKPPGESDKGPYASPSHTLCKASPSPSLSSYSDPDSGHYCQLQPPIRGSREWAAAEAFSRQAKSHGERRKELSENGAPEGDWGRAFTVPTVEATSSFNLATFQSLLIPKDNRPLEVGLLRKVKELLAEVDARTLAQHVTKVDCLVARILGVTKEMQTLMGVRWGMELLTLPHGRQLRLDLLERFHTMSIMLAVDILGCTGSAEERAALLHKTIQLAAELRGTMGNMFSFAAVMGALDMAQIARLEQTWMTLRQRHTEGAILYEKKLKPFLKSLNEGKEGPPLSNTTFPHILPLITLLECDTAPAEGPEPWGSTEHGMEVVLAHLEAARTVAHHGGLYHTNAEVKLQGFQARPELLEVFSTEFQMRLLWGSQGASSSQAQRYEKFDKVLTALSHKLEPAVRSSEL; this comes from the exons ATGACGGAGCGCTGCAGCCTGTGGAGCGCCCTGTCTGCCGCTGCCTGCTGCTTCTACCGTGGCTCCTTCGTGCAGGTGCAG TTTTCCAAGGAGAAGTACATCCTGGACTCATCGCCTGAGAAGCTGCACAAAGAGTTGGAGGAAGAACTTAAGCTCAGCAGTACAGATCTCCGCAGCCATGCGTGGTACCATGGCCGCATCCCCCGTGAG GTCTCGGAGACCCTGGTACAGCGCAATGGCGACTTCCTCATCCGGGACTCGCTCACGAGCCTGGGGGACTATGTGCTCACCTGCCGCTGGCGCAACCAGGCCTTGCACTTCAAGATCAACAAGGTGGTGGTGAAGGCAGGCGAGAGCTACACTCACATCCAGTACTTGTTCGAGCAGGAGAGCTTCGACCACGTGCCTGCCCTCGTGCGGTATCACGTGGGCAGCCGCAAGGCTGTGTCAGAGCAGAGCGGCGCCATCATCTACTGCCCCGTCAACCGCACCTTCCCGCTGCGCTACCTGGAGGCCTGCTATGGCCTAGGCCAGGGCAGTGGcaaggctgccagccctgccagCCCCTCGGGCCCCAAGGGCAGCCATATGAAGCGGCGCAGCGTCACCATGACTGACGGACTCACGGCTGACAAGGTCACCCGCAGCGATGGCTGCTCCACCAG CACATCACTGCCCCACCCCCGGGAATCCATCCGCAACTGTGCCCTCAGCATGGACCAGATCCCAGACCTGCACTCGCCCATGTCCCCCATCTCCGAGAGCCCCAGCTCCCCTGCCTACAGCACCG TGACCCGTGTTCAGGCCACCCCTGCAGCCCCCTCAGCCACAGCGCTGCCGGCTTCCCCTGCCACTCGCCGCTCCAGTGAACCCCAGCTGTGTCCCGGAAGTGCCCCAAAGCCGCCTGGGGAGTCGGACAAGGGCCCTTACGCCAGCCCCTCCCATACTCTCTGCAAGGCCTCCCCATCGCCGTCGCTCAGCAGCTACAGCGACCCGGACTCTGGCCATTACTGCCAGCTCCAGCCTCCCATTCGTGGCAGCCGGGAGTGGGCAGCGGCTGAGGCCTTCAGCCGGCAGGCCAAGAGCCATGGGGAGAGACGGAAAGAACTGTCAGAAAATGGGGCCCCTGAGGGGGACTGGGGCAGGGCTTTCACAGTCCCCACTGTAGAAGCCACCTCTTCCTTCAATTTGGCCACCTTCCAGTCACTACTGATCCCCAAGGATAACCGGCCACTGGAGGTGGGTCTCTTGCGCAAAGTCAAGGAGCTGCTGGCAGAGGTGGATGCCCGGACGTTGGCTCAGCATGTCACCAAGGTTGACTGCCTG GTTGCTAGGATACTGGGCGTTACCAAGGAGATGCAGACCCTAATGGGAGTCCGCTGGGGCATGGAGCTGCTCACCCTCCCCCATGGCCGGCAGCTACGACTAGACCTGCTGGAAAG GTTCCATACCATGTCCATCATGCTGGCTGTGGACATCCTGGGCTGCACAGGCTCTGCTGAGGAGCGGGCAGCACTTCTGCATAAGACCATCCAGCTGGCGGCCGAGCTCCGGGGGACCATGGGCAACATGTTCAGCTTCGCTGCGGTCATGGGTGCGCTGGAtatggcccag ATTGCCCGGCTGGAGCAGACTTGGATGACCCTGCGGCAGCGACACACGGAGGGTGCCATACTCTATGAGAAGAAGCTCAAGCCATTTCTCAAGAGCCTCAATGAGGGCAAAG AAGGCCCGCCGCTGAGCAACACCACGTTTCCTCACATACTGCCACTCATCACTCTGCTGGAGTGTGACACAGCCCCGGCTGAAGGCCCTGAGCCCTGGGGCAGCACGGAGCATGGCATGGAGGTGGTGCTGGCCCACCTGGAGGCTGCCCGCACAGTGGCACATCATGGAGGCCTGTATCACACCAACGCCGAGGTCAAGCTGCAGG GGTTCCAGGCCCGGCCCGAGCTCCTGGAGGTATTCAGCACTGAGTTCCAGATGCGCCTCCTCTGGGGCAGCCAGGGCGCCAGCAGCAGCCAGGCCCAGCGCTATGAGAAGTTTGACAAGGTTCTCACCGCCCTGTCCCACAAACTGGAGCCTGCCGTCCGCTCCAGCGAGCTGTGA
- the SH2D3C gene encoding SH2 domain-containing protein 3C isoform X3 has translation MTAVGRRCPALGPRGAGGEPEAGGDYVKFSKEKYILDSSPEKLHKELEEELKLSSTDLRSHAWYHGRIPREVSETLVQRNGDFLIRDSLTSLGDYVLTCRWRNQALHFKINKVVVKAGESYTHIQYLFEQESFDHVPALVRYHVGSRKAVSEQSGAIIYCPVNRTFPLRYLEACYGLGQGSGKAASPASPSGPKGSHMKRRSVTMTDGLTADKVTRSDGCSTSTSLPHPRESIRNCALSMDQIPDLHSPMSPISESPSSPAYSTVTRVQATPAAPSATALPASPATRRSSEPQLCPGSAPKPPGESDKGPYASPSHTLCKASPSPSLSSYSDPDSGHYCQLQPPIRGSREWAAAEAFSRQAKSHGERRKELSENGAPEGDWGRAFTVPTVEATSSFNLATFQSLLIPKDNRPLEVGLLRKVKELLAEVDARTLAQHVTKVDCLVARILGVTKEMQTLMGVRWGMELLTLPHGRQLRLDLLERFHTMSIMLAVDILGCTGSAEERAALLHKTIQLAAELRGTMGNMFSFAAVMGALDMAQIARLEQTWMTLRQRHTEGAILYEKKLKPFLKSLNEGKEGPPLSNTTFPHILPLITLLECDTAPAEGPEPWGSTEHGMEVVLAHLEAARTVAHHGGLYHTNAEVKLQGFQARPELLEVFSTEFQMRLLWGSQGASSSQAQRYEKFDKVLTALSHKLEPAVRSSEL, from the exons ggCTGGTGGAGAGCCAGAGGCTGGCGGGGACTACGTGAAG TTTTCCAAGGAGAAGTACATCCTGGACTCATCGCCTGAGAAGCTGCACAAAGAGTTGGAGGAAGAACTTAAGCTCAGCAGTACAGATCTCCGCAGCCATGCGTGGTACCATGGCCGCATCCCCCGTGAG GTCTCGGAGACCCTGGTACAGCGCAATGGCGACTTCCTCATCCGGGACTCGCTCACGAGCCTGGGGGACTATGTGCTCACCTGCCGCTGGCGCAACCAGGCCTTGCACTTCAAGATCAACAAGGTGGTGGTGAAGGCAGGCGAGAGCTACACTCACATCCAGTACTTGTTCGAGCAGGAGAGCTTCGACCACGTGCCTGCCCTCGTGCGGTATCACGTGGGCAGCCGCAAGGCTGTGTCAGAGCAGAGCGGCGCCATCATCTACTGCCCCGTCAACCGCACCTTCCCGCTGCGCTACCTGGAGGCCTGCTATGGCCTAGGCCAGGGCAGTGGcaaggctgccagccctgccagCCCCTCGGGCCCCAAGGGCAGCCATATGAAGCGGCGCAGCGTCACCATGACTGACGGACTCACGGCTGACAAGGTCACCCGCAGCGATGGCTGCTCCACCAG CACATCACTGCCCCACCCCCGGGAATCCATCCGCAACTGTGCCCTCAGCATGGACCAGATCCCAGACCTGCACTCGCCCATGTCCCCCATCTCCGAGAGCCCCAGCTCCCCTGCCTACAGCACCG TGACCCGTGTTCAGGCCACCCCTGCAGCCCCCTCAGCCACAGCGCTGCCGGCTTCCCCTGCCACTCGCCGCTCCAGTGAACCCCAGCTGTGTCCCGGAAGTGCCCCAAAGCCGCCTGGGGAGTCGGACAAGGGCCCTTACGCCAGCCCCTCCCATACTCTCTGCAAGGCCTCCCCATCGCCGTCGCTCAGCAGCTACAGCGACCCGGACTCTGGCCATTACTGCCAGCTCCAGCCTCCCATTCGTGGCAGCCGGGAGTGGGCAGCGGCTGAGGCCTTCAGCCGGCAGGCCAAGAGCCATGGGGAGAGACGGAAAGAACTGTCAGAAAATGGGGCCCCTGAGGGGGACTGGGGCAGGGCTTTCACAGTCCCCACTGTAGAAGCCACCTCTTCCTTCAATTTGGCCACCTTCCAGTCACTACTGATCCCCAAGGATAACCGGCCACTGGAGGTGGGTCTCTTGCGCAAAGTCAAGGAGCTGCTGGCAGAGGTGGATGCCCGGACGTTGGCTCAGCATGTCACCAAGGTTGACTGCCTG GTTGCTAGGATACTGGGCGTTACCAAGGAGATGCAGACCCTAATGGGAGTCCGCTGGGGCATGGAGCTGCTCACCCTCCCCCATGGCCGGCAGCTACGACTAGACCTGCTGGAAAG GTTCCATACCATGTCCATCATGCTGGCTGTGGACATCCTGGGCTGCACAGGCTCTGCTGAGGAGCGGGCAGCACTTCTGCATAAGACCATCCAGCTGGCGGCCGAGCTCCGGGGGACCATGGGCAACATGTTCAGCTTCGCTGCGGTCATGGGTGCGCTGGAtatggcccag ATTGCCCGGCTGGAGCAGACTTGGATGACCCTGCGGCAGCGACACACGGAGGGTGCCATACTCTATGAGAAGAAGCTCAAGCCATTTCTCAAGAGCCTCAATGAGGGCAAAG AAGGCCCGCCGCTGAGCAACACCACGTTTCCTCACATACTGCCACTCATCACTCTGCTGGAGTGTGACACAGCCCCGGCTGAAGGCCCTGAGCCCTGGGGCAGCACGGAGCATGGCATGGAGGTGGTGCTGGCCCACCTGGAGGCTGCCCGCACAGTGGCACATCATGGAGGCCTGTATCACACCAACGCCGAGGTCAAGCTGCAGG GGTTCCAGGCCCGGCCCGAGCTCCTGGAGGTATTCAGCACTGAGTTCCAGATGCGCCTCCTCTGGGGCAGCCAGGGCGCCAGCAGCAGCCAGGCCCAGCGCTATGAGAAGTTTGACAAGGTTCTCACCGCCCTGTCCCACAAACTGGAGCCTGCCGTCCGCTCCAGCGAGCTGTGA
- the SH2D3C gene encoding SH2 domain-containing protein 3C isoform X2, whose product MNAGLEKRLSPSLGPSTTRVREGWTKSTRTAQCPAVGAGGEPEAGGDYVKFSKEKYILDSSPEKLHKELEEELKLSSTDLRSHAWYHGRIPREVSETLVQRNGDFLIRDSLTSLGDYVLTCRWRNQALHFKINKVVVKAGESYTHIQYLFEQESFDHVPALVRYHVGSRKAVSEQSGAIIYCPVNRTFPLRYLEACYGLGQGSGKAASPASPSGPKGSHMKRRSVTMTDGLTADKVTRSDGCSTSTSLPHPRESIRNCALSMDQIPDLHSPMSPISESPSSPAYSTVTRVQATPAAPSATALPASPATRRSSEPQLCPGSAPKPPGESDKGPYASPSHTLCKASPSPSLSSYSDPDSGHYCQLQPPIRGSREWAAAEAFSRQAKSHGERRKELSENGAPEGDWGRAFTVPTVEATSSFNLATFQSLLIPKDNRPLEVGLLRKVKELLAEVDARTLAQHVTKVDCLVARILGVTKEMQTLMGVRWGMELLTLPHGRQLRLDLLERFHTMSIMLAVDILGCTGSAEERAALLHKTIQLAAELRGTMGNMFSFAAVMGALDMAQIARLEQTWMTLRQRHTEGAILYEKKLKPFLKSLNEGKEGPPLSNTTFPHILPLITLLECDTAPAEGPEPWGSTEHGMEVVLAHLEAARTVAHHGGLYHTNAEVKLQGFQARPELLEVFSTEFQMRLLWGSQGASSSQAQRYEKFDKVLTALSHKLEPAVRSSEL is encoded by the exons ATGAATGCAGGACTGGAGAAGAGGCTGAGTCCTAGTCTGGGGCCTTCAACCACTCGAGTCAGGGAGGGGTGGACGAAGAGCACCAGGACGGCCCAGTGTCCTGCGGTGGg ggCTGGTGGAGAGCCAGAGGCTGGCGGGGACTACGTGAAG TTTTCCAAGGAGAAGTACATCCTGGACTCATCGCCTGAGAAGCTGCACAAAGAGTTGGAGGAAGAACTTAAGCTCAGCAGTACAGATCTCCGCAGCCATGCGTGGTACCATGGCCGCATCCCCCGTGAG GTCTCGGAGACCCTGGTACAGCGCAATGGCGACTTCCTCATCCGGGACTCGCTCACGAGCCTGGGGGACTATGTGCTCACCTGCCGCTGGCGCAACCAGGCCTTGCACTTCAAGATCAACAAGGTGGTGGTGAAGGCAGGCGAGAGCTACACTCACATCCAGTACTTGTTCGAGCAGGAGAGCTTCGACCACGTGCCTGCCCTCGTGCGGTATCACGTGGGCAGCCGCAAGGCTGTGTCAGAGCAGAGCGGCGCCATCATCTACTGCCCCGTCAACCGCACCTTCCCGCTGCGCTACCTGGAGGCCTGCTATGGCCTAGGCCAGGGCAGTGGcaaggctgccagccctgccagCCCCTCGGGCCCCAAGGGCAGCCATATGAAGCGGCGCAGCGTCACCATGACTGACGGACTCACGGCTGACAAGGTCACCCGCAGCGATGGCTGCTCCACCAG CACATCACTGCCCCACCCCCGGGAATCCATCCGCAACTGTGCCCTCAGCATGGACCAGATCCCAGACCTGCACTCGCCCATGTCCCCCATCTCCGAGAGCCCCAGCTCCCCTGCCTACAGCACCG TGACCCGTGTTCAGGCCACCCCTGCAGCCCCCTCAGCCACAGCGCTGCCGGCTTCCCCTGCCACTCGCCGCTCCAGTGAACCCCAGCTGTGTCCCGGAAGTGCCCCAAAGCCGCCTGGGGAGTCGGACAAGGGCCCTTACGCCAGCCCCTCCCATACTCTCTGCAAGGCCTCCCCATCGCCGTCGCTCAGCAGCTACAGCGACCCGGACTCTGGCCATTACTGCCAGCTCCAGCCTCCCATTCGTGGCAGCCGGGAGTGGGCAGCGGCTGAGGCCTTCAGCCGGCAGGCCAAGAGCCATGGGGAGAGACGGAAAGAACTGTCAGAAAATGGGGCCCCTGAGGGGGACTGGGGCAGGGCTTTCACAGTCCCCACTGTAGAAGCCACCTCTTCCTTCAATTTGGCCACCTTCCAGTCACTACTGATCCCCAAGGATAACCGGCCACTGGAGGTGGGTCTCTTGCGCAAAGTCAAGGAGCTGCTGGCAGAGGTGGATGCCCGGACGTTGGCTCAGCATGTCACCAAGGTTGACTGCCTG GTTGCTAGGATACTGGGCGTTACCAAGGAGATGCAGACCCTAATGGGAGTCCGCTGGGGCATGGAGCTGCTCACCCTCCCCCATGGCCGGCAGCTACGACTAGACCTGCTGGAAAG GTTCCATACCATGTCCATCATGCTGGCTGTGGACATCCTGGGCTGCACAGGCTCTGCTGAGGAGCGGGCAGCACTTCTGCATAAGACCATCCAGCTGGCGGCCGAGCTCCGGGGGACCATGGGCAACATGTTCAGCTTCGCTGCGGTCATGGGTGCGCTGGAtatggcccag ATTGCCCGGCTGGAGCAGACTTGGATGACCCTGCGGCAGCGACACACGGAGGGTGCCATACTCTATGAGAAGAAGCTCAAGCCATTTCTCAAGAGCCTCAATGAGGGCAAAG AAGGCCCGCCGCTGAGCAACACCACGTTTCCTCACATACTGCCACTCATCACTCTGCTGGAGTGTGACACAGCCCCGGCTGAAGGCCCTGAGCCCTGGGGCAGCACGGAGCATGGCATGGAGGTGGTGCTGGCCCACCTGGAGGCTGCCCGCACAGTGGCACATCATGGAGGCCTGTATCACACCAACGCCGAGGTCAAGCTGCAGG GGTTCCAGGCCCGGCCCGAGCTCCTGGAGGTATTCAGCACTGAGTTCCAGATGCGCCTCCTCTGGGGCAGCCAGGGCGCCAGCAGCAGCCAGGCCCAGCGCTATGAGAAGTTTGACAAGGTTCTCACCGCCCTGTCCCACAAACTGGAGCCTGCCGTCCGCTCCAGCGAGCTGTGA